The DNA sequence aaattattttattgtttatttttctaaaactaACAAAGTCGACGATCTGTATTATCAATTGTCacgtaatatatttgtatagatctTGTggttttcatttctatttataCAATAGATAGGCGGATTTAGGTCACAGGACAATAAGTGGTCACCCCATACGAATTGgcgctgtataaaatattaaccattccttagattcctaacctttggaactaaaatgttaattcccttgtgcctctagttaaccggcctcacccttcaaaccggaacacatcaatactaatgtgtttttgtttagtggtagaatttatgataagtgggtggtacccagcaCAAAGTCACTCCACCATCCCATCaagtatatgatttttttcaagaaaatcaaaaataaaatattttaaatacttactatTTGTCGCGCATGGCTAGCCTTTGCCCTTCCTTAGAGtttaagtttgcttcataccaaatttcattaaattcggttcagtggtttggcagtGTAAGAGCGACAGgcagacatacagagttacattcacatttattatattagaagaatagattaaatatttgtatattaatagtcAAAAATATTGGAACGAACTTATGgagtgatataataaaataagttgtttCGTGACGTAGAAAGGATGTTTGGAAATTACAACTTCAATGGACTgaggcgatcgttttattcccaaATAATGTCATTACCTAAAGAGCCCTTAATTCCATATCCTTTAGTGCTATTGGAAAAATTCTACGCGAGAAATATAAggcattaatttttaaaaagtaccaaaaatattttttatttcggtaCTAAGGTTCAACATTGCCAATAGTACCCTCTTACGCGTCTATCAAAAGCTTTCAAATAAATGATCGATGGTCGAAATAAAAGCGTTTCCGAGTAATTACCATTAGCTTTTTAAGCTACGAAATTGAGTTTATTTCCTTTAGgtatacctttttttaaattaaatataagaaacatttTGGTATCgaaattgaagttttttttaggGCTTCCTGGTTTCCATTTACGGGGTTACAGACCCATACACGTTGACGTGTTcagatttaattcaaatttatttattcagtgtagaaattctatttttattgatagagtAACAGAAAGAAAATACACTGCCCTGAAAAGAACCGATGAAagaaactttcttttttttctgatatttgTACCAGTTTTTAATGGGTTTTCTATTACCACACCTTGGAATTAAAGCCGACACGGATGCCGTTACGGAAAACACCATGATGTTCTCTTATGCCGACATGTACCCCATTGCTATGtatacagtaacagcctgtaaattagccactgctgggcaaacgcctcctctccctttaaggaaaaGATTTGAGGCATATTCTACTAGACTGGTCCAATTCAGGGGGTGGATAGATATGGGACAGAATTTTAGTGAAACTATCAATATGCATCCAGCAGCCTTCCTCCGTAAtatccttacgatgttttacgTCATTGTAGAgcataagattaattattaatataaataaagcaagtgaaaattcagtgttgcttacGTGGATTTCAACCTGTAATCATCAGTTAGGATTCACGCCAGCTAACTGTTGGACCAACTCGATTCTATTTcatgtttcaattattattatattattcgaaaTATTATCCGGAAGCCCGCAACTCCGGATGGACTTAAATTACAAGATTCTACTAAATTCgtaaacacatatatattatatatacattcctatatacctatatatctatatattatctcTATCATATTATCGTAACGTGTTATAATATAGCTGGAAAGGTGGTCATTTGTATAAGCACCTGTTTTGAGATTATGTACAttaatcttatttgtatatatatatcgacaAAGCTCAGTGGACTTTATCGGTTATTATGGGTCCAAATCTGGGACCATgtgtataatttgtgtttataaatttacatgtgTCGAATGTACTTCTATTACAATTTTGTATTCACTAGGgacgtggtggaataatctccaaCCCTTAGAATTATACTTTATGTTTTTCATTGGTTggttgataaattttataacattctaAGAAACGCTGATATTACATCTGTAATATAAtcggtggtaggtctttgtgtaTCATAttcatcagatatcctaccaccaaacaaaaatacttagtattgttgtgttccggtttgaaggatcagTGGGCCTGTGCAAATTCAGGCACAGGGGGCATAAGATTTTTGCTCccaggttggtgacgcattgacgatctaaagaatagttaatatttcttatagtgtcaATGGGTGGTCGTAACCACTAACGACCAAGTGACCCTTTACACCTTCCGCTGACctgctattataaataaaaaatacaaatggtttgaaaatacaaacaaaaatagtcTTCATTCCAAAAGTTAGGAAAAACAAGTTAAATGCAATTAAACTTACGTGAACTTAAGTGATGAACTCTTGAAAGTTTCCACTTAATTGAACGAATAGTTAGTCTGTAAAGGTGAGGTAAATATTACagaaattttatcaaagtatGCGAAATTCTTTACGATATTTTTCCTCTCGCGggattaatttaaaactcataTTTTCTAAAGATATCTATGTGGTGGTTGTTCAGCTTTTTTCCGATTTTCGCGCTATGATCCATGTTTTCTATCCAATAGGTCCATATGACCTACAACGTGTTCCTAGTAAGAATATCGATAAAGCTTTTCTCTAATATTAGCTAGTACGTGATCTAATTGTTAACATGCAGAAAGCCAAGTAAAGCTCGCAGATGATATTTGCAAATCTTGTGTAAATTGTTTGTTGTACAACGTTATTGCATTCTAGTTTGTCGAGCCTTCCATATAGGATGTAATGCAATTTCAAGTTATGAGATTCGGTCGTACATTCATATTCTTGTGGTCGTATAACAAAATTGATTCGGCTTTAATTTATGGGTGTTTCAGGAAGTTTCCAAAACCTATTAAGCGTGTATCTTGTTTTACTTACTGGATAGTAAGaatagggggggggggggtatttGCGTCGTGTTGTAGTTTGCTTATGTAGCTAAAAGAAAGCAGTAGGTACTCACTCCGTCTCCTAGTGATACATCACGATATCGTTTGGGCGTTCAAGCTGACGTGGTTTCTGGGGTACAGAGAGCCTCCTACTCCTGACATCACTTGTGGGGAGAAAGTACGCATAGTGAACTCGCCTCACATGCTCACTCCGCGGCCTCCCTATGTGGCATATTCCCCCAGAGATACCTTACCTCCGCAGACCCTGCCTTTCGTCCTGGCCTCCACTTGGATAGGGTATGCTTTTGCGAGCACCTCTGCTTGAGTTCCTAGGGCGGATCGCTTGCGAGAAGTGTCACCGCCATCCACGATACCGTGTAGTAACTACGTATTTCGCTTACTGCTGGGACCCACTGCGGACCCTGTTCCGAGCGGTGAGAGCATCTACACATATGGGTGCAGCGTACAGTGACATGGAGCATGCCACGTTAACCACTTTCTGTCGGAAAGGACTTCAAACAATTGTATATCTacgtgacataaaaataaaaaaatactgagcCATCAGATGCATTAAGTGAAAAACTCCTGAAATATTGCCATGCAGGCACGTTTTTAGCATAACAAGCGCCCAGGTACAAGTAGTGTTCCGCAAAAGATTCAAAGGGTCAGCGTAAAGATATAAAAGTCGTTAATACAGAATCCATCACCGGTCAGGCGCCTCCTAACGCGTGGTGTCAGATTGTTTTTCCCCAACAGCGAGGATTAAGGCAACTCTGCTGCCATGtatgctatttatatataattcttagtAGAGCAGCATACAGTTAGGCCATTATCAATCCAAACCTTCTACTGAAGGGAAGAGATTTTGACCCAGCAGTGGGATCATTTAACATGTTTCTTTAAAGTTTCCTTCAGCTGATTTAATTGttacaatatactaaaaataaatattaggaaCTGCCAAGTATTTTCGTTCAATTGTGGATTTATGAACTGAATTTATATATAGCGTTTTATTACGTCTATGTGTTTATTAGAGCGTATGATTTAATGAAGTAAATAGAAATTCTGTCTGAGAGTAATACTCTTCTACCttcaagtatttaaaaagataattaaaatggtaCACACATGTTCAGTCAAGAAGGCGTTAAATTGCCCTCCACGTGAAATCAACGACGTGCCTTAGCAATAATCTCATTTATGTTTCATTTTGCTGTTTTGATTCAAACATTAGTCATCTTACACACACAAAGACATCTTGCAAGTACGAGCGTCACTCGCATTAATGCACGGTTATAATTTAACGTAATCTATAAGTACACACGGCTTACAAAAACTCAGCAAAGTTTTATCTCTgggtagaatataaataaataataaataaataaatattggacaacatcacatacattactctgatcccaatgtaagtagctaaagcacttgtgttatggaaatcagaagtaacgacggtaccacaaacacccagacccaagacaacttagaaaactaatgaactttttctacatcgactcggccgggaatcgaacccgggacctcagagtggcgtacccatgaaaaccggtgtacacactactcgaccacggaggtcgtcaaaccaTAAGCAtttctcattttataattatacaaacaaagtaataataattgtaatagtaaTCAGCGTTAAGCTtatgtatcaataataatttccaCAACTAATCAAACTACTGAACTAATcaattttcataacaatatcATGTTGAAACGTTCTGATTCAACtttatgtattgatatttagGTTTTTTACGTGAAATTCAATTACTTAATACATTTGTATCATTAACTTGATTTTTCCGTCAAACGTTTTGTAAtacaacaacattaacagcctgtaaatttcccactgctgggctaaggcctcctctccctttgaggagaaagtttttggagcatattccaccacgctgcttcaatgcggtttGTCGGATACAGATGTgaaataatttcgttgaaattagacatatgcagtattcctcacgatgttttccttcactattATTAAGCATgtgaaaatcagtggtgctcgcctggGCTTAAACCCGGAATCATCGGATaacgcgttctgaccactggaccatctcggctcttattgtaatataacacttacttgttttgtttttttcaaaagttGTTTTGGAAAAGTAATGTTCTAGTTGCAGACCTGCGACCTTCGCACTAGCGAAAGACCTTTTTTTAGCTTGTTTGTTTGCACTGTACTCGAATGCCTTCAGGCGATCGTTTCGCTCCCGAGATACGCTGTCttctataaagtttatatataccaGTCTTTgccatacaaacatttttttaatttatatagtattcTGTACATTTTCtgcatttttgttataaaagtgcAACTATACGAACAAAAGATTTTCCGATTCCATGCCTGTAAGTACAATTAGACCTTCTAAGTTAATTTTGACTAAGGTTTATCTCAAAGACTGGACAACTAAGCGAGATTTACAATGCACTGTAAGTGCCAACACGTGAAGATAGTACGACTTCATGCGATGCGGTATGACTAGAGTTCACGCGTAGATCCAACGGTTTTATGTACTATTCGAGTTTACGGTTTTACGTGCATGGTGTGTATAAATTGATTAAGGATTGGATTCCTTATcatttcattagcagcctgtaaatttcccattgctgggctaaggcctcctctccctttgaggagaaggtttggagtatattccaccacgctgctccaatgcggtgaatacacatgtggcagaatttcgttgaaattagacacatgcaggtttcttcacgatgttttccttcaacgccgagcacgagacgaattataaacacaaattaagcacatgaaaattcagtggatcctgcctgggtttgaacccgaatttATCGGttcagatgcacgcgttctaaccactaggccatctcggcttaacaCTCTTAATATCTagcaaaaaatgtattatattttgcaaCATAATATaaggtaaatttatataatattaagagatTGTTACTGAAACGCACCTGATAGCTCTCCCGACGCGCCGCATTGACCATAAATATGGGAGTAAGGAGCTCATAAAAACACTCTaaaatcgtcatattacagttAATGAAAGGCTATCAGGCTCGCAAAGTACATTGTACCcaaaagaaccggcaataaactcagtagttactcttttccatcattTTAATAACACAGCATCTcattaaagtacaattatttttttatatatcctgcctggaaatcaataaatatctccttttttatttttagtataatcttGGATTGATTATCTTGGAGTCACTtacttatcaatgttttttttgacatgagatttaagttttttaatagaaacgaataccgtgacTCATGACGGATGTATGAACTTTGCGAAGTCTAGGTATTATTAGTTCCTTCCTCCTCTTGTCTAAAAATGGATTGTCATGTTATCTCAAGCCtgcgttatatattttttattaaatatatgtaaatttatttaaaggtagATGGGAGCTGGGTTGGATACTTTGCGACATCTGGATCAGCCTGGATATTCTTCTGTGCACTGCATCTATCCTCTCACTGTGCGCTATCAGCGTGGACCGGTATCTAGCTGTGACGAGACCATTGTCGTATTCCAGAAGAAGAAGATCGAAGAAATTGGCCCTGACTATGATCTTATTTGTATGGATTGCAGCTGGCGCTATAACTTGTCCACCTATGTttggatggtaagtggttagaataatatttttttaacctataacaaaaaaaagttatttcaaatataatattatttccggCGTGGTGTAGTACTAAGTACATTTTTCCGGGATGTAAAGTAATCTATGtactattccagactataatctttCTCTGTGCCAAGTTTAATTCCGATCCGTTCAGCCATTTTGGCGTGATTGAGTAAAAACATCCTTCCATCCTAACTTTCGCTTTTATACTAtaagtaagattatttttttcttatatttaaaataggttgGTGGACGGGCAtatcggccacctgatggtaattggttaCCAGCGCCAATAGATGTTGgcgtcgtaagaaattttaccaatccttacatcacgCCATCGCGCCACAAACTTTAGAATCTCCCTTTCAAACTGACTCACAACAATAAGTACTGCTATTGGGCAGTAATACAATGAGTTAGTGGCACTTGTGGCCAGCACAACGCTCCAATATTAATGTCACTGCATGACTGTTGATTCGTAAGGGGTATAAAAGGTTGACGCATCGAATACGTCAAAACGTTAAATTTTCATTCTCAGTGATAATTATGTAGGAATTCATTATTATGATGAATACCAAAATGTTTTCAAACAGATTGTATACATTAACTGCATTTTAATTCGCAGGTATGAACCCGACCACAATCAAGGTGGTGTGTGTCGATATAATCAAAACCCTGGATATGTTGTCTTTTCCGCAATGGGCTCATTCTTCTTACCCATGATCGTCATGGTGTACGTCTACGCCAGGATATCTTGCGTCGTCGCGAGACGTCACCAGCAACTATCAAGTAGTACAAAATGTAACAAGGTACGTACATATAGTCTTCGTAGAGTCCAATTTACACTTGTAttgaatactataaatattgccATCATAGTCCTAGATTGTGTTGCTGCCTGGCATCAAAAACTTGCacttaaaaataacgtaaatccAACTACAGACAAGATACAAGAAAGATACAATACACATTTGTGGAAAATAACAGAACATTActttacgttatatattttcaatgtaaaatCTGTTACAGAAAAACAACTTGTCCTGTATTCGTACGGAGTCCGACTCCGGTTCAGACAAACTATCCCTCCGACAGAGCGCTTCGAAGCAACCGTCGAAAACATCGACACAGCACAGCGAATGTTCTACCCAGAGTGACCAAAAATGTCCTTGCTGTTTCCGAACCGAAAAACGTCGTCAATCCAAGTACCGATCAAGTAATACCGAAAAAGAATCACGTTTCAACAACGATATTACATTCAAATCAAACTTTAAGTACAAAGGCACCAGCCGCCACAGAAGTTGCTCAGTCAAAGAACACATGGAGAACAGAGTATCATCTTTGAGGAGGGAGACGAAAACTGCTCAAACTCTAAGTCTCGTCGTGGGCGGATTCGTAGCGTGCTGGCTacctttctttttatattatcttcTGACTCCTTTTATTCCAAGTGACTACGTCAACTCGGTCCTAATGTACATACTGACTTGGTTAGGCTGGTTCAATTCAGCGATTAATCCATTTATCTACGCTTTTTATTCACCGGATTTTCGGATGGCATTTTGGAGGcttacgataaaaaaatgtaagcgaGTTAAGCGCTAGTTTTTAACGCTCTGTAGTGcttttttaagcaatacatatatgtatatttagtaataatatgtgAAATTAGAtcacaatattatgtaaaagaaCTATTTAAGGTCTTTGTCATTAAATTGCTTTGTACCCAAAGCTTAAtcgattatgttattaattttactattgagAATAGTTctgataaatatgtaaaacatcccgcatttttgtaattaaatttattattaataattaattaaaattgtactgttgtaacataatattatttttcgttcTAAAAAATACTCATTGACCAATTAACCTCTCATAACTTTCACAGATCAATTAACTAaaagcaattaattaaaattcagtttAGATTTCTGCAAATTGGAAcagaaaatcatataaatttggTATCGAAAAATCCCTCACAGCGTATGTGAAACCTGAAtaactgataataataaaatttgaataaggaACGAATATTACACGAACTATCCATGAtgttgttttatgtttaaaagcTTTCCGGTATTCaatcaatttacaaataatagaCAGTTTGCCTTTCAGTGACCGACCGcaaattgcaaattattttgttgttgtacaacaaaattattatttaattaccgaAGATATACCTTAATGAATGAAAATTGTaagctaaatttaatattatgagttcgataaataaaatgaaatcaaaacataatagaatgaaattaattcataattattattaatgaattcaacagtacatatttacaataacacgttttgttgtttttacGGTCGCGATTTCTGCCGCGTAAATTTAGCGTTGCGCAGATTTATGTCAAACGGATTTAGTGTTTTGCGGATTTTCCTTGGTTTGTTCACCGTGGTTTTAGTTTCAATGAAGTTCGGACTTTTTGAATGAAACCAAGACAACGTAAAAAAGGATGTAGTTATTTCAATAGTCACGAAATGCTCTCGTCCAacatcatactactttactagtgtgcgtgtacttagtggccaataGTTGGCCACTATTATTTACGGCGTTATCAGGTTTGACAGgctatctagacatataactTATGTGGTCATACATATATCATGGGTTTATggttattattcttataattttcaaaataaattcccaTTAAACtgtcttaatataatttgtatatctagtcaacaaaccaaaaaaaattattactgaaCGTaagttcttaataaatttaaatgtatgtatataaataacagtagattataataatattatattaaatacgtaaatccattgcacaaattttaaaataaaataaacaattttgtaaataagaacTCTGTCTTCAaatgaaatattgaatatttgtatatttaataaaataattataattgaattatgaaTAAACCGTATTCCAATCCAAATATTGATTGTGTATTTGTAAGCAAAatgtaaatagattaaaaaataagttgagtttttatatgtgttttgtttaatattaataattctatatttttaaaaaaagaacatgttCGATATTGGATgtgaaataagtattatattaaaacttacccTGCATGCATGTACGTaccatattatacataaatctcACGAAATATAATGTCAAGAACTTCTTGACCCAAACttgaaatattgataaattggTAATTTAAATCAGTGTTGCGAAGCGATATTCATACGGTTgcgagttttaatttaataatggcTTTAAAATAGTTGATAGAAAGTagcaatatcattttttttttctcaaaggAAGAAGTGGTCTTAGCCCAAGAGTTGGATTTTTACAGGATCTAATATTAGAACTGCACATATTAAGTTGAAGTTAAATAAcagcttttaaaaatagaatttaaagttGTTTGTTATCTGtttcacaatatttataaatgaatgaatggcTTGACCTACTCGGTCTTATGAAAGATCGCTTCCTAGTggacttataatttatttaggaaCTGCTATTTCTGCCtcgaaaactttaaaaataattttaaataaatacattttacatatatattttagcttaTTTCAAACGTAAATGTTCTACGTCTATTTTTAACGGCTCTAATTAAACACCATACTtactttcattaattttaatatattctaacaCTTTATGGTTGTGTCCTCGTTGAGCGCTCAGAGCAGAGTGCCTGCCGTTTTCCAACCGTTCTCAACTATGATCAAGTCGTCGCTGTGATTGGCGAACGTTTCTGATTGGCTATCGCAAATTTAGTCAAATCAACATCcaataatcgaaatattaattgatcattgacaaattatttaaataatttgcaacGTTTAAAAAGTACAACTACAAAAAGGTCATGGTATGGaaatgtta is a window from the Vanessa atalanta chromosome 23, ilVanAtal1.2, whole genome shotgun sequence genome containing:
- the LOC125073157 gene encoding 5-hydroxytryptamine receptor 7-like produces the protein MISISDLELIENILKWNTTQQTEIEVLVENTKEKDRNASSNIYRIINVADEKVSTIFCNESDRRYGLSDNGTDMGDVCDAISEYDVFEATVVIILFLLIVVTVIGNTLIISAVVTTKRLRTVTNCFVTSLAVADLLVGIFVMPPAIAVHISGKWELGWILCDIWISLDILLCTASILSLCAISVDRYLAVTRPLSYSRRRRSKKLALTMILFVWIAAGAITCPPMFGWYEPDHNQGGVCRYNQNPGYVVFSAMGSFFLPMIVMVYVYARISCVVARRHQQLSSSTKCNKKNNLSCIRTESDSGSDKLSLRQSASKQPSKTSTQHSECSTQSDQKCPCCFRTEKRRQSKYRSSNTEKESRFNNDITFKSNFKYKGTSRHRSCSVKEHMENRVSSLRRETKTAQTLSLVVGGFVACWLPFFLYYLLTPFIPSDYVNSVLMYILTWLGWFNSAINPFIYAFYSPDFRMAFWRLTIKKCKRVKR